A genomic stretch from Bos mutus isolate GX-2022 chromosome 4, NWIPB_WYAK_1.1, whole genome shotgun sequence includes:
- the DDX56 gene encoding probable ATP-dependent RNA helicase DDX56 produces MEDPESLGFEHMGLDHRLLQAVTDLGWSRPTLIQEKAIPLALEGKDLLARARTGSGKTAAYAIPMLQLLLHRKATGPVVEQAVRALVLVPTKELARQAQSMIQQLAAYCARDIRVANVSAAEDSASQRAVLMEKPDVVVGTPSRILNHLQQDNLKLRDSMELLVVDEADLLFSFGFEEELKSLLCHLPRIYQAFLMSATFNEDVQALKELVLHNPVTLKLQESQLPGPDQLQQFQVVCETEEDKFLLLYALLKLSLIRGKSLLFVNTLERSYRLRLFLEQFSIPACVLNGELPLRSRCHIISQFNQGFYDCVIATDAEVLGPPVKGKHRGKGPKRDKASDPEAGVARGIDFHHVCAVLNFDLPPTPEAYIHRAGRTARANNPGIVLTFVLPTEQSQLGKIEELLSGDSGAPVLLPYQFHMEEIEGFRYRCRDAMRSVTKQAIREARLKEIKEELLHSEKLKTYFEDNPRDLQLLRHDLPLHPAVVKPHLGNVPDYLVPPALRGLVHPHKKRKKPLASKKTKKAKTQNPLRSFKHRGEKCRPTAAPS; encoded by the exons ATGGAGGATCCAGAATCGTTGGGCTTCGAACACATGGGCCTGGACCACCGGCTCCTACAG GCCGTCACTGATCTGGGCTGGTCGCGACCCACGTTGATCCAGGAGAAGGCCATCCCGCTGGCGCTGGAGGGGAAGGACCTCCTGGCTCGCGCCCGCACCGGTTCCGGGAAGACCGCCGCTTATGCCATTCCTATGCTACAGCTGCTGCTCCACAGGAAGGCG ACAGGCCCCGTGGTGGAGCAGGCTGTGAGAGCCCTTGTCCTTGTGCCGACTAAGGAGCTGGCGAGGCAGGCCCAATCCATGATTCAGCAACTGGCTGCCTATTGTGCTCGAGACATCCGGGTGGCCAATGTCTCAGCTGCTGAAGACTCAGCCTCTCAGAG AGCTGTgctgatggagaagcctgatgtggTGGTGGGGACTCCATCCCGCATATTAAACCACTTGCAGCAAGACAACTTGAAGCTTCGAGACTCCATGGAGCTGCTGGTGGTCGATGAGGCTgatcttcttttctcctttggctttgaggaggaactgaagagtcttctctg TCACTTGCCCCGGATTTACCAGGCTTTTCTGATGTCAGCTACTTTTAATGAGGATGTGCAAGCACTTAAGGAGCTGGTACTACATAACCCG GTTACCCTCAAGTTACAGGAGTCCCAGCTACCAGGGCCAGACCAGTTACAGCAGTTTCAGGTGGTCTGTGAGACTGAGGAAGACAAATTTCTGTTGCTGTATGCCCTGCTCAAGCTGTCGTTGATTCGGGGAAAGTCTCTGCTCTTTGTCAACACTCTGGAGCGGAGTTACCGGCTGCGCCTATTCCTGGAGCAATTCAGCATCCCCGCCTGTGTGCTCAATGGAGAGCTTCCACTACGCTCCAG GTGCCACATCATCTCGCAGTTCAACCAAGGCTTCTACGACTGCGTCATAGCAACAGATGCTGAAGTCCTGGGGCCTCCAGTCAAGGGCAAGCATCGGGGCAAAGGACCCAAGCGGGACAA GGCTTCAGATCCGGAGGCAGGCGTGGCGCGGGGCATAGACTTCCACcacgtgtgtgctgtgctcaacTTTgatctcccccccacccccgaggcCTACATACACAGGGCTGGAAG GACGGCACGTGCCAACAACCCCGGCATAGTCTTGACCTTCGTGCTGCCCACAGAGCAGTCTCAGCTGGGCAAGATCGAGGAGCTTCTCAGTGGAG ACAGTGGGGCCCCTGTCCTGCTCCCTTACCAGTTCCACATGGAGGAGATCGAGGGCTTCCGCTACCGCTGCAGG GATGCCATGCgctcagtgactaaacaagcCATCCGTGAGGCAAGGCTGAAGGAGATCAAAGAGGAGCTCCTGCACTCAGAGAAGCTCAAA ACATACTTTGAAGACAATCCCAGGGACCTCCAGTTGCTGCGGCACGACCTGCCCTTACACCCCGCTGTGGTAAAGCCTCACCTGGGCAACGTCCCTGACTACCTGG TTCCTCCTGCTCTGCGCGGCCTCGTCCACCCTCACAAGAAGCGGAAGAAGCCCCTCGCCTCTAAGAAGACCAAG AAGGCAAAGACACAGAACCCACTGCGAAGCTTCAAGCACAGAGGAGAGAAATGCAGACCCACAGCAGCACCCTCCTGA
- the TMED4 gene encoding transmembrane emp24 domain-containing protein 4: protein MGLPALLLLALCAASARGLYFHIGETEKRCFIEEIPDETMVIGNYRTQMWDKQKEVFLPSTPGLGMHVEVKDPEGKVVLSRQYGSEGRFTFTSHTPGDHQICLHSNSTRMALFAGGRLRVHLDIQVGEHTNNYPEIAAKDKLTELQLRARQLLDQVEQIQKEQDYQRYREERFRLISESTNQRVLWWSIAQTVILILTGIWQMRHLKSFFEAKKLV from the exons ATGGGGTTGCCGGCGTTGCTGCTCCTTGCGCTGTGCGCCGCAAGCGCCCGGGGGCTTTATTTCCACATCGGCGAGACCGAAAAGCGCTGCTTCATCGAAGAAATCCCCGACGAGACCATGGTCATCG GGAACTACCGCACCCAAATGTGGGATAAGCAGAAGGAGGTCTTCCTGCCCTCGACCCCCGGCCTGGGCATGCACGTGGAGGTGAAGGACCCTGAAGGCAAG GTGGTGCTCTCCCGGCAGTACGGCTCAGAGGGCCGCTTCACCTTCACTTCCCACACTCCTGGTGACCATCAGATTTGCCTGCACTCCAACTCTACCAGGATGGCTCTCTTTGCTGGCGGCAGACTG CGTGTGCACCTAGACATCCAGGTTGGGGAGCATACCAACAACTACCCTGAGATTGCTGCCAAGGATAAGCTGACGGAGCTACAGCTCCGAGCCCGCCAGCTGCTTGATCAGGTGGAGCAGATCCAGAAGGAGCAGGATTACCAAAGG TATCGTGAAGAGCGCTTCCGTCTGATCAGTGAGAGCACCAACCAGAGGGTCCTGTGGTGGTCCATCGCTCAGACTGTCATCCTCATCCTCACTGGCATCTGGCAGATGCGTCACCTCAAGAGCTTCTTTGAGGCCAAGAAGCTGGTGTAA